In Ectothiorhodospiraceae bacterium 2226, a single window of DNA contains:
- a CDS encoding AAA family ATPase, with protein MSNRRGEHARTQDGRDTALPPEALFHACAPAQLHFETTEELTDLEGVIGQARALNALNFGLDMPHEGYNLYVLGSTGLGKRTLVNRLLADTAASRPVPNDWCYINNFDAPHRPCALRLPPGMGQALRQDMQQVVEDIISGLEAAFQSEAYRAQLQEIHDELKARDEAAFDALREKAEGRQVALLRTPSGYTLAPLHKGEVLSPAEFDKLPEARQQAIEAAVEELKQELKQLIAQQPQWQREMRQRQKELNLSISGLTVDQHLAELCRKYRDLPDVLHYIDAMRRDMLENAEQIRSLGEEAGEGPQPAGQAARQLNRYKINVLVDHARSQGAPVVYEDNPTYQNLVGRVEHTARFGTLVTDFTLIKAGALARANGGYLVLDADKLLTHPFAWPALKRALRAHEVRIESLETMLSLAGTTTLEPEPLPLDLKVVLIGDRLLYYLLQEYDPEFGRLFKVAADFSEHINRDADATRQYARLIAMQQRAWALRPLTRAAVARVIEQAARRAADGERLSLHMGGLADLLRESDYWAGHAGAARIEAEHVERAVEAAIERLSRIRERVQEEIARGIQLVDLDGAKVGQVNGLAVHSLGDFSFGRPARITATARLGEGHVVDIEREVELGGAIHSKGVLILSSYLAWRYSTDLPLSLAASLTFEQSYGPVEGDSASVAELCALLSVLARAPVDQGLAVTGAVNQHGVVQAIGGVNEKIEGFFDVCAERGLTGRQGVIIPAANRPHLMLRRDVVAAAREGRFQVHAVAHVDQALALLTDRAAGRADAQGRLPPDSVNGRVQARLLEFARLRQAYAGRDGDDGTPR; from the coding sequence ATGTCGAACCGTCGAGGGGAGCACGCACGCACGCAAGACGGCCGCGACACCGCGTTGCCGCCGGAGGCCCTGTTCCACGCCTGCGCGCCCGCGCAGCTTCACTTCGAGACCACCGAGGAACTGACCGACCTGGAAGGCGTCATCGGCCAGGCGCGCGCTTTGAACGCGTTGAACTTCGGCCTCGACATGCCCCACGAGGGCTACAACCTGTACGTGCTGGGCTCCACCGGACTCGGCAAACGCACGCTGGTCAACCGTCTGCTCGCGGACACCGCCGCCTCGCGGCCGGTGCCGAACGACTGGTGCTACATCAACAACTTCGACGCCCCGCATCGCCCCTGCGCCTTGCGCCTGCCGCCGGGGATGGGGCAGGCGTTGCGCCAGGATATGCAGCAGGTGGTGGAGGACATCATCTCCGGGCTGGAGGCCGCCTTTCAGAGCGAGGCCTATCGCGCGCAGTTGCAGGAGATCCACGACGAGCTGAAGGCGCGTGACGAGGCGGCCTTCGACGCCCTGCGGGAGAAGGCCGAAGGGCGGCAAGTGGCGCTGCTGCGTACCCCCTCCGGCTACACCCTCGCCCCCTTGCACAAGGGCGAGGTGCTGAGTCCCGCCGAATTCGACAAGCTGCCCGAGGCGCGCCAGCAGGCGATCGAGGCGGCGGTCGAGGAACTGAAACAGGAGCTCAAGCAGCTCATCGCGCAGCAGCCCCAGTGGCAGCGCGAGATGCGTCAGCGCCAGAAAGAGCTGAATCTGAGCATTTCGGGACTGACTGTGGATCAGCATCTGGCCGAGCTGTGTCGAAAGTATCGCGACCTGCCCGACGTGCTGCACTACATCGACGCGATGCGCCGGGACATGTTGGAGAACGCGGAGCAGATCCGCAGCCTCGGGGAAGAGGCGGGCGAGGGGCCGCAGCCGGCCGGCCAGGCGGCACGCCAGCTCAACCGCTACAAGATCAACGTGCTGGTCGACCATGCCCGCAGCCAGGGCGCGCCGGTGGTCTACGAGGACAACCCGACCTATCAGAACCTGGTCGGGCGGGTGGAGCACACCGCCCGCTTCGGCACCCTGGTCACCGACTTCACCCTCATTAAGGCCGGCGCGCTCGCGCGCGCCAACGGCGGCTACCTGGTCCTGGATGCCGACAAGCTGCTCACTCATCCCTTCGCCTGGCCGGCGCTAAAGCGCGCGCTGCGCGCGCACGAAGTGCGGATCGAGTCCCTGGAGACCATGCTCAGTCTGGCCGGCACCACCACCCTGGAGCCCGAGCCGCTACCGCTCGACCTCAAGGTGGTGCTGATCGGCGACCGGCTGCTGTACTACCTGTTGCAGGAATACGATCCCGAGTTCGGCCGCCTGTTCAAGGTGGCGGCCGACTTCTCGGAGCACATCAACCGCGACGCCGACGCCACGCGCCAGTACGCCCGCTTGATCGCCATGCAGCAGCGGGCGTGGGCCCTGCGCCCGCTCACGCGCGCGGCGGTGGCGCGGGTCATCGAGCAGGCCGCGCGCCGCGCTGCCGACGGCGAGCGCTTGTCCTTGCACATGGGCGGCTTGGCCGATCTGCTGCGCGAGTCCGACTACTGGGCGGGTCACGCGGGGGCGGCGCGCATCGAGGCCGAGCACGTCGAGCGGGCTGTGGAAGCCGCCATCGAGCGCCTGAGTCGGATCCGCGAGCGCGTGCAAGAGGAGATCGCGCGCGGCATCCAATTGGTGGATCTGGACGGGGCGAAAGTCGGGCAGGTCAACGGCCTGGCCGTGCACAGCCTGGGGGACTTCAGTTTCGGGCGTCCGGCGCGCATCACCGCCACCGCGCGCCTCGGCGAGGGCCACGTGGTCGACATTGAGCGCGAGGTGGAGCTCGGCGGCGCCATACATTCCAAGGGCGTGCTCATCCTGTCGTCCTACCTCGCCTGGCGTTACAGCACCGACCTGCCGCTGTCGCTCGCGGCCAGCCTGACCTTCGAGCAGTCTTATGGGCCGGTCGAAGGCGACAGCGCCTCGGTGGCCGAGCTTTGCGCGCTGCTGTCGGTGCTGGCGCGCGCGCCCGTGGATCAGGGCCTGGCCGTCACCGGTGCGGTGAATCAACACGGCGTGGTGCAGGCCATCGGCGGGGTCAACGAGAAGATCGAAGGCTTCTTCGATGTCTGTGCCGAGCGCGGGCTCACGGGCCGGCAAGGCGTCATCATTCCCGCCGCTAATCGCCCGCACCTGATGTTGCGTCGCGACGTGGTGGCGGCCGCGCGCGAGGGGCGCTTCCAGGTCCACGCCGTGGCGCACGTGGATCAGGCGCTGGCGCTGCTCACGGACCGGGCCGCAGGGCGCGCCGATGCCCAGGGTCGGCTACCGCCGGACAGCGTGAACGGTCGGGTGCAGGCGCGGCTGCTCGAGTTCGCGCGCCTGCGCCAGGCCTATGCAGGGCGCGACGGTGACGACGGCACCCCTCGTTGA
- a CDS encoding protein-L-isoaspartate(D-aspartate) O-methyltransferase: MRKTPDPRVQALIECLARDFKETAGSTGLAAPDARLVAALRRVPRDRFVPPESRAYAWENTALPIGYRQTISQPFIVALMTQLLDLAYGARVLEIGTGSGYQAAVLAELGAEVYSIEVVPELAAEADARLSELGYGRVHVRAGDGREGWPEAAPFDAVIVTAGGEGVPPALVQQLKPGGRLVMPVARGGYAQELVVGVREPDGGMTTRDVLAVAFVPLI; this comes from the coding sequence ATGCGCAAAACCCCGGACCCGCGCGTCCAGGCCCTCATCGAGTGCCTGGCGCGGGACTTCAAGGAGACCGCCGGCAGCACCGGCCTCGCGGCGCCCGACGCGCGCCTGGTGGCGGCGCTGCGGCGCGTGCCGCGCGATCGCTTCGTGCCGCCGGAAAGCCGCGCCTATGCCTGGGAGAACACCGCGCTTCCAATAGGGTACCGCCAGACCATCTCCCAGCCGTTCATCGTCGCGCTGATGACCCAGTTGCTCGACCTCGCCTACGGTGCGCGGGTGCTAGAGATCGGCACCGGCTCCGGGTATCAGGCGGCGGTGCTGGCCGAACTCGGGGCCGAGGTGTACAGCATCGAGGTGGTGCCCGAGCTGGCCGCCGAGGCCGACGCGCGGCTGAGCGAGCTCGGGTACGGGCGCGTACACGTGCGTGCCGGCGACGGACGCGAGGGCTGGCCGGAGGCCGCGCCGTTCGACGCCGTCATCGTCACCGCCGGCGGCGAGGGGGTCCCCCCCGCCTTGGTGCAGCAACTGAAACCGGGCGGGCGGCTGGTCATGCCGGTGGCGCGCGGCGGCTACGCCCAGGAGCTTGTGGTCGGGGTGCGCGAGCCGGACGGGGGGATGACCACTCGGGACGTGCTCGCGGTGGCGTTCGTGCCCCTGATCTGA
- a CDS encoding SDR family oxidoreductase yields MDGKVALVTGAASGIGRATALLYARAGARVVVSDLDEDGGEGTVRQVREAGGEAQFVRTDVADPAACAALVDETLAAFGRLDAACNNAGIAGEQNPTADYSVAGWDRVIGINLSSVFYCMKAQIPAMLKGGGGAIVNMASILGQVGFAGAPAYTAAKHGVVGLTRAAALDHAARGIRINAVGPAFIHTPMIAQLEEDPAVYQSLIDRHPVGRLGKPEEVAELVVWLSSPKASFVNGAYYPVDGGYLAQ; encoded by the coding sequence CTGGACGGGAAGGTGGCGTTGGTGACGGGCGCGGCGTCGGGCATCGGCCGCGCCACCGCGCTGTTGTATGCGCGCGCCGGGGCGCGGGTGGTGGTGTCGGATCTTGATGAGGACGGTGGTGAGGGGACCGTGCGGCAGGTGCGCGAGGCGGGCGGCGAGGCGCAGTTCGTGCGCACCGACGTCGCCGACCCCGCGGCCTGCGCGGCGCTGGTGGACGAGACGCTGGCGGCCTTTGGGCGGCTCGACGCGGCCTGCAACAACGCCGGCATCGCCGGCGAGCAGAACCCGACTGCGGACTACAGCGTGGCCGGCTGGGACCGGGTGATCGGGATCAACCTCTCCAGCGTCTTCTACTGCATGAAGGCGCAGATCCCCGCCATGCTGAAGGGCGGCGGCGGTGCCATTGTGAATATGGCCTCCATCCTCGGCCAAGTGGGTTTCGCCGGTGCGCCTGCCTATACCGCTGCCAAGCACGGGGTGGTGGGTCTAACCCGGGCCGCGGCGCTCGATCACGCCGCGCGCGGTATCCGTATCAACGCCGTCGGACCGGCCTTTATCCATACCCCCATGATCGCGCAGTTGGAGGAGGACCCGGCCGTCTACCAGTCCTTGATCGACCGGCACCCCGTCGGGCGGCTCGGCAAGCCTGAGGAGGTCGCCGAACTGGTGGTGTGGCTCAGTTCGCCCAAGGCCTCGTTCGTAAACGGCGCCTACTATCCGGTGGATGGCGGCTATCTGGCCCAGTGA
- a CDS encoding NnrS family protein codes for MPAPKPAPAARPLRRVLFQLGFRPFFLLAGVFATLAVAVWGGLYFQPAAAAGLPLAPPLWHAHEMVFGYTLAVIAGFLLTAVRNWTGVDTWHGRPLLVLALLWLGARAAAMVPHPAALGAMALLDLAFNLALVAAVVQPVVKARQWQQSGIVAMPALLTVAHALFYLGAFGLLAAGPTLGLHLGLYLVVLLILVMSRRVVPFFIERGVEGPVQLTTRPWLELAVVGAMVAFLLVETLRLSPALAGSLALLLFALQALRLYDWHTPALWRKPLLWSLYLALVWIAVGFALKAASVFAAVHPSLALHALAYGGIGLITLSMMSRVALGHTGRDVARPPRIVGWLFAALIAGAVVRVLLPLAWPEFYGLWIGLSQVLWIVAFGLFTATYAPMLLQPRIDGRPG; via the coding sequence ATGCCCGCTCCCAAGCCCGCTCCCGCTGCGCGCCCCCTTCGGCGCGTGCTTTTCCAGCTCGGCTTTCGGCCGTTCTTCCTGCTCGCCGGGGTGTTCGCGACGCTCGCGGTGGCGGTGTGGGGCGGGCTCTACTTCCAGCCCGCGGCCGCCGCCGGACTGCCGCTCGCCCCGCCGCTGTGGCACGCGCACGAGATGGTGTTCGGTTACACCCTCGCGGTCATCGCCGGCTTTCTGCTCACGGCAGTGCGCAACTGGACCGGCGTGGACACCTGGCACGGGCGGCCGCTGCTGGTGCTCGCCCTGCTGTGGCTCGGCGCGCGCGCGGCGGCCATGGTGCCGCATCCCGCCGCGCTGGGGGCGATGGCACTGCTGGACCTGGCCTTCAATCTCGCCCTGGTCGCGGCGGTCGTGCAGCCGGTGGTGAAGGCTCGCCAGTGGCAGCAGAGCGGCATCGTCGCCATGCCGGCGCTGCTCACCGTGGCACACGCGCTGTTCTATCTCGGCGCATTCGGGCTGCTCGCGGCCGGTCCCACCCTCGGACTGCACCTCGGCCTGTACCTGGTGGTGCTGTTGATCCTGGTGATGAGCCGGCGCGTGGTGCCGTTCTTCATCGAGCGGGGCGTGGAGGGGCCGGTGCAGCTCACGACGCGGCCGTGGCTGGAGCTCGCCGTCGTAGGGGCCATGGTGGCGTTTCTGCTGGTGGAGACGCTGCGGCTGTCGCCGGCGCTCGCGGGCAGCCTCGCGCTGCTGCTGTTCGCCCTGCAGGCCCTGCGCCTGTACGACTGGCACACGCCCGCGCTGTGGCGCAAACCGCTGCTGTGGAGCCTGTACCTCGCGCTCGTTTGGATCGCGGTCGGTTTCGCGTTGAAGGCGGCGAGCGTGTTCGCGGCGGTGCACCCCTCCCTCGCGCTGCACGCCCTGGCCTACGGCGGCATCGGGCTCATCACCCTCAGCATGATGAGCCGGGTGGCGCTCGGCCACACCGGGCGCGACGTGGCACGGCCGCCGCGCATCGTCGGGTGGCTGTTCGCGGCATTGATCGCCGGCGCGGTGGTGCGGGTGCTGCTGCCGCTGGCGTGGCCGGAGTTCTATGGCCTGTGGATCGGGCTCTCGCAGGTCCTATGGATCGTGGCCTTCGGGCTGTTCACCGCGACGTATGCGCCCATGCTGCTGCAGCCGCGGATCGACGGGCGCCCCGGCTAA
- a CDS encoding NAD(P)H-dependent oxidoreductase translates to MKPRIKLAMIYGSTREGRLVETVGRWAGSHIAAHGAFELDVIDPLALALPTHPAPDDPASGELHQRLEAADAFVIVVPEYNHGYPAPLKALIDAAYTPWQAKPVSFVSYGGLSGGLRAVEQLRQVFPELHAVTLRDGVCLPNVWEQFDAAGNLHAPARYERVMATMLERLQWWARALREARHAAPYAEVAA, encoded by the coding sequence GTGAAGCCACGCATCAAGCTCGCCATGATCTACGGCAGTACCCGTGAGGGGCGCCTGGTCGAGACGGTCGGCCGTTGGGCCGGCTCGCACATCGCCGCCCACGGCGCGTTCGAGCTGGACGTGATCGACCCGCTGGCGCTCGCGCTGCCGACCCATCCGGCCCCCGACGACCCCGCCAGCGGCGAGTTGCACCAGCGCCTGGAGGCGGCCGACGCCTTCGTGATCGTGGTGCCGGAGTACAACCACGGCTATCCGGCTCCCCTGAAGGCCCTTATCGACGCGGCCTACACGCCGTGGCAGGCCAAGCCGGTGAGCTTTGTTTCCTACGGGGGGTTGTCGGGCGGGCTGCGCGCGGTGGAGCAGCTGCGGCAGGTGTTTCCGGAGTTGCACGCGGTGACGCTGCGCGACGGGGTCTGCCTCCCCAACGTGTGGGAGCAGTTCGATGCCGCGGGCAACCTGCACGCGCCGGCGCGTTACGAGCGCGTGATGGCGACCATGCTGGAGCGTCTGCAGTGGTGGGCGCGGGCGCTGCGCGAGGCGCGCCACGCCGCGCCCTATGCGGAGGTAGCGGCGTAG
- the soxR gene encoding redox-sensitive transcriptional activator SoxR: MPNREHAQALSVGEVAARSGVAVSTLHFYERKGLIHSRRNAGNQRRYPREVLRRVAVIKVAQRAGITLQEIRAALAALPESRTPTSADWRRLSAAWKAQLDARIERLTRLRNQMSECIGCGCLSLEVCPLQNPDDALAAEGAGPRLLDPAARE; this comes from the coding sequence ATGCCGAACCGGGAACATGCGCAGGCACTGTCGGTCGGCGAGGTGGCCGCGCGCAGCGGCGTGGCGGTCTCGACGCTGCACTTCTACGAACGCAAGGGCTTGATCCATAGTCGGCGCAACGCGGGCAATCAGCGGCGCTATCCGCGCGAGGTGTTGCGGCGGGTGGCGGTGATCAAGGTGGCGCAGCGGGCCGGGATTACCCTGCAGGAGATCCGTGCCGCGCTGGCCGCGCTGCCCGAGAGCCGCACGCCGACCAGCGCCGATTGGCGGCGCCTGTCGGCGGCCTGGAAGGCGCAGCTCGACGCGCGCATCGAGCGCCTGACGCGCCTGCGCAATCAAATGAGTGAGTGCATCGGCTGCGGCTGCCTGTCGCTGGAGGTCTGCCCGTTACAGAACCCGGACGATGCCTTGGCCGCAGAGGGCGCGGGGCCACGCCTGCTCGATCCGGCCGCGCGCGAGTGA
- a CDS encoding LLM class flavin-dependent oxidoreductase encodes MTAFSILDLVPITAGGDAGRALRESLDLARHAEDWGYRRYWVAEHHNMPGIASAATAVVLAHLAGGTRRLRVGAGGIMLPNHAPLVVAEQFGTLEALFPGRIDLGLGRAPGTDAATARALRRDRLGDADRFPEDVAELLSYLADPTPEQAVRAIPGAGTKVPVWILGSSLYGAQLAASLGLPYAFASHFAPQQLMDAIALYRARFRPSAYLERPYLMLGFNVFAADSDEEARVLATSMQQAFVNLRRGHPTPLPPPIADYETRLDAAERVLLDHVLACSAIGAPATVARELSAFIERTAPDELIIATQMFEHRARLRSYEITAEVRDRLQT; translated from the coding sequence ATGACCGCCTTCTCCATCCTGGATCTGGTCCCCATCACGGCCGGTGGCGACGCCGGGCGGGCGCTGCGTGAGTCCTTGGACCTTGCTCGCCACGCGGAGGATTGGGGCTATCGGCGCTACTGGGTGGCCGAACATCACAACATGCCGGGCATCGCCAGCGCCGCGACCGCCGTGGTGCTCGCCCACCTGGCGGGCGGTACCCGCCGCCTGCGGGTCGGCGCCGGCGGCATCATGCTGCCGAACCACGCCCCGCTGGTGGTCGCCGAGCAGTTCGGCACCCTGGAGGCGCTGTTTCCCGGGCGCATCGATCTCGGCCTCGGGCGCGCGCCCGGTACCGATGCGGCCACGGCCCGCGCCCTGCGCCGCGACCGCCTGGGCGATGCGGACCGTTTTCCGGAGGACGTGGCCGAACTGCTGAGTTACCTGGCCGATCCCACCCCGGAGCAGGCCGTGCGGGCGATTCCCGGCGCAGGAACGAAGGTGCCGGTGTGGATTCTCGGCTCCAGCCTGTACGGGGCGCAGCTCGCGGCATCGCTGGGACTGCCTTATGCATTCGCCTCGCACTTCGCCCCGCAGCAGCTGATGGACGCGATCGCCCTCTACCGCGCACGCTTCCGCCCCTCGGCGTATCTCGAGCGCCCCTACCTCATGCTGGGTTTCAACGTGTTTGCCGCCGACTCCGACGAGGAGGCGCGGGTGCTCGCGACTTCGATGCAGCAGGCCTTCGTCAACCTGCGCCGCGGACACCCGACGCCGCTGCCGCCACCGATCGCCGACTATGAGACGCGGCTCGATGCCGCCGAGCGCGTGCTGCTCGACCACGTATTGGCCTGCTCGGCAATCGGCGCGCCCGCCACGGTCGCGCGCGAGCTGAGCGCGTTCATCGAGCGCACCGCGCCCGACGAACTCATCATTGCCACACAGATGTTCGAGCATCGCGCGCGCCTGCGCTCCTACGAAATCACCGCCGAGGTCCGCGACCGGCTTCAGACCTGA
- a CDS encoding glutathione S-transferase codes for MRYELYYWPEIQGRGEFVRLALEAADADYVDVARTDIDAMLAIMNDADTPRPPFAPPFLRAGRQVIAQTANILDFLGPRLGLAPPSEATRRWLHQLQLTVEDLVVDVHETHHPAGASLYYHEQKREARRRAAYFTAERAPELLGYFETVLARNGGGRGYMGGRRLSYVDLSMFQIIDGLRYAFPRMMARLAPSIPALVALHARVAERPRVAAYLASERRIPFNEDGIFRHYPELDA; via the coding sequence ATGCGCTACGAGCTTTACTACTGGCCGGAGATCCAGGGGCGCGGCGAGTTCGTGCGCCTCGCCTTGGAGGCGGCGGACGCCGATTACGTGGACGTCGCCCGCACCGACATCGACGCCATGCTCGCGATAATGAACGATGCCGACACGCCGCGCCCGCCGTTCGCGCCGCCGTTTCTGCGCGCCGGGCGGCAGGTGATTGCGCAGACTGCCAACATCCTCGACTTCCTCGGGCCGCGCCTCGGACTCGCCCCGCCGAGCGAGGCGACGCGGCGATGGCTGCATCAGCTGCAGCTCACCGTGGAGGATCTGGTGGTGGACGTGCACGAGACGCACCATCCGGCCGGCGCGAGCCTCTATTACCACGAGCAAAAGCGCGAGGCGCGCCGGCGGGCGGCTTACTTCACCGCCGAGCGCGCGCCCGAACTGCTCGGCTACTTCGAGACGGTACTCGCGCGCAACGGCGGGGGGCGCGGCTACATGGGCGGCCGTCGGCTGAGCTATGTGGATCTGTCGATGTTCCAGATCATCGACGGGCTGCGCTATGCGTTCCCGCGAATGATGGCGCGCCTGGCGCCGTCCATCCCGGCACTGGTGGCGCTGCATGCGCGCGTGGCCGAGCGCCCACGTGTGGCGGCTTACCTCGCCTCCGAGCGGCGCATTCCGTTCAACGAAGACGGGATCTTTCGGCACTATCCCGAACTGGATGCATGA
- a CDS encoding cobyrinic acid a,c-diamide synthase, giving the protein MLGFLQGFAYGLWLSCIPWFVVGLVKPRLAVASEPPRRWKALVRYGLVVPFLAFVLWLTSLWGGFSPTLAGWLAGLAAIAVTLPVERRWHRWRAGRATARREAEREATAAAERAALERAQREAGVAVLDPARPPAGADAVVQALAAAKQRLLDARRPDLAVQADRLYTRYAHALEVLDAKFDPREVTYTRSRELVAEVCRAAVDNLNAMASLAHGVRSIDPLYVRRRLDAHDLAHDEREALTRRLALLDDTTQRLNGLSARNEGILTALDDTAVAVARVSTERPQASVALEQAVGALRRFIDKAEAYGRGG; this is encoded by the coding sequence ATGCTCGGCTTTCTGCAAGGTTTCGCATACGGGCTCTGGCTTTCCTGCATCCCGTGGTTCGTGGTCGGTCTGGTCAAACCGCGGCTGGCGGTAGCGAGCGAGCCGCCGCGGCGCTGGAAGGCGCTGGTGCGCTACGGGCTGGTGGTGCCCTTCCTCGCCTTCGTGCTGTGGCTCACCTCGCTGTGGGGCGGGTTCTCGCCCACCCTCGCGGGTTGGTTGGCGGGCTTGGCGGCCATCGCGGTGACGCTGCCGGTGGAGCGGCGCTGGCATCGCTGGCGCGCGGGACGGGCCACCGCGCGGCGGGAGGCCGAACGCGAGGCGACGGCGGCGGCCGAGCGCGCCGCGCTCGAACGAGCCCAGCGTGAGGCCGGTGTGGCGGTGCTGGACCCGGCCCGGCCGCCGGCCGGCGCCGACGCCGTGGTGCAGGCGCTGGCGGCCGCCAAACAGCGCCTGCTGGATGCCCGCCGTCCGGACCTCGCGGTGCAGGCCGACCGCCTGTACACCCGCTATGCGCATGCGCTCGAGGTGCTGGATGCCAAGTTCGACCCGCGCGAAGTCACCTACACTCGCTCGCGGGAACTGGTGGCCGAGGTATGCCGCGCGGCGGTGGACAACCTGAACGCGATGGCGTCGCTGGCTCACGGGGTGCGCAGCATTGATCCGCTTTACGTGCGCCGTCGCCTGGATGCGCACGATCTGGCGCACGACGAGCGCGAGGCGCTCACGCGACGCCTCGCGCTGCTCGACGACACCACGCAGCGGCTGAATGGGCTCTCGGCGCGCAACGAAGGCATCTTGACCGCGCTGGACGACACCGCGGTGGCGGTGGCGCGCGTGTCGACCGAGCGGCCGCAGGCCTCGGTGGCCCTGGAACAGGCCGTCGGGGCGCTGCGTCGCTTCATCGACAAGGCCGAGGCGTATGGCCGTGGTGGCTAA
- a CDS encoding phage holin family protein, translated as MISLLLSWLVLSLSVLVVAALLPGMEVRRPLDAVVIAAMLGVVNFLIGWLLFVLIGIVTLGIGFLLAFITRWVVNAIVLLLVSKLTHRLHVRSFGTALLAALLMSLIGSVAEALIRLPAA; from the coding sequence ATGATTTCACTGCTGCTCTCATGGCTCGTGCTCAGCCTGTCCGTGCTGGTGGTGGCCGCCCTGCTACCGGGCATGGAGGTGCGTCGGCCGCTGGACGCGGTCGTCATCGCCGCCATGCTCGGGGTCGTGAACTTCCTCATCGGGTGGCTGCTGTTCGTACTGATCGGCATCGTGACGCTCGGCATCGGCTTTTTGCTGGCTTTCATCACCCGCTGGGTGGTGAACGCCATCGTGCTGCTGCTGGTGTCGAAGCTGACCCATCGCCTGCACGTGCGCAGCTTCGGTACGGCACTGCTCGCCGCCCTGTTGATGAGCCTCATCGGCAGTGTGGCCGAGGCCCTTATCCGGCTGCCGGCCGCCTGA
- a CDS encoding VOC family protein, translating into MLKFIRFAELPVTDQDRAVRFYTTKVGLEVEQNVPYQDGWRWIELCIPGAQTGLLFTPRPNDDDWDVPSLIISVDDVHATYRALHGKGVQFTQPPLAAPWNPREVFAHFRDSEGNIIEIVARARLSRRARTFARRWVAEYA; encoded by the coding sequence ATGCTCAAGTTCATTCGATTTGCGGAGCTGCCGGTGACGGACCAGGACCGCGCCGTGCGCTTCTACACCACCAAGGTCGGCCTGGAGGTGGAGCAGAACGTACCGTACCAGGACGGCTGGCGGTGGATCGAACTGTGCATCCCGGGCGCCCAGACCGGCCTGCTGTTCACGCCGCGCCCTAACGACGACGACTGGGACGTACCCAGCCTCATCATCAGCGTGGACGACGTGCATGCGACCTACCGCGCCCTGCACGGCAAGGGGGTGCAGTTCACCCAGCCGCCCCTAGCCGCGCCCTGGAATCCCCGCGAGGTGTTCGCCCATTTCCGCGACAGCGAAGGAAACATCATCGAAATCGTGGCGCGCGCGCGACTGAGCCGCCGCGCGCGTACTTTTGCTCGCCGATGGGTGGCCGAATACGCGTGA
- a CDS encoding ParA family protein: MRRVLVLNVKGGCGKTTIATNIASHYACRGLRTVLMDFDPQASSTQWLQQRPENLPPIHGVAAYRRPGGVTSAWHLRVPPGTDRIVMDAPAGVAGLELMDMVRQANEVVIPVLPSAIDIRASADFIRDLLLKCKVRSRGVRVGLVANRVRRSTAVYDALRRFLAALDLPLLTELRDGENYLLAADLGVGVHELAREMAAESLDADLSQWQPLLHWLEAGPRHTPAPVPAYSQRY, from the coding sequence ATGCGCCGAGTCCTCGTACTGAATGTCAAAGGTGGTTGCGGCAAGACCACCATTGCGACCAATATCGCGAGCCACTACGCCTGCCGCGGTCTGCGTACCGTCTTGATGGACTTCGACCCTCAAGCCAGCAGCACACAGTGGCTGCAGCAGCGGCCCGAAAACCTTCCCCCGATCCACGGCGTGGCCGCCTACCGGAGACCGGGTGGCGTCACCTCTGCCTGGCACTTGCGCGTGCCGCCCGGCACCGATCGGATCGTGATGGACGCGCCGGCCGGGGTGGCCGGCCTGGAGTTGATGGACATGGTCCGCCAAGCCAACGAGGTCGTGATCCCTGTGTTGCCGTCGGCGATCGACATCCGCGCCTCCGCCGATTTCATCCGCGATCTGCTGCTCAAGTGCAAGGTGCGCAGCCGCGGCGTGCGGGTCGGCCTGGTGGCGAACCGCGTGCGCCGCAGCACGGCGGTGTACGACGCCCTGCGGCGTTTCCTGGCGGCGCTCGACTTGCCGCTGCTGACCGAACTGCGCGACGGTGAGAACTACCTGCTGGCGGCCGATCTGGGCGTCGGCGTGCACGAGCTCGCGCGCGAGATGGCGGCCGAGTCGCTCGATGCCGATCTGAGCCAATGGCAGCCGCTGCTGCACTGGCTGGAGGCCGGGCCGCGCCACACGCCCGCGCCGGTGCCGGCGTATTCCCAGCGCTATTGA